One genomic window of Paenibacillus xylanilyticus includes the following:
- the mraY gene encoding phospho-N-acetylmuramoyl-pentapeptide-transferase codes for MDFQVLLLTIGVSFILAVIAAPLLIPLLRRMKFGQQVREDGPQSHLKKSGTPTMGGVVILLAFTLAFLKFSAVKNTDFYVLLVATLGFGLIGFLDDYIKIVFKRSLGLTARQKMLGQLFFSAVMCFLLIQNGHSTAISIPGTSVSFDWTGWFYYPFVVFMMLAITNAVNFTDGLDGLLSGISAIAFGAFAIVAMQATSMPAAVCAAAMIGAVLGFLVYNAHPAKVFMGDTGSLGIGGAIGAVAIVTKTELLFVIIGGVFVIEILSVIIQVVSFKTRGKRVFKMSPIHHHFELSGWSEWRVVITFWAVGAILAALGLYLNKGL; via the coding sequence ATGGATTTTCAGGTATTACTGTTAACAATCGGCGTTTCATTTATTTTGGCGGTGATTGCCGCACCGCTATTGATTCCATTACTTCGCCGAATGAAATTCGGACAGCAGGTTCGGGAAGACGGGCCGCAGAGCCATCTGAAAAAGAGCGGGACGCCGACGATGGGCGGGGTTGTAATCCTGCTTGCATTTACATTAGCCTTTTTGAAGTTTTCAGCAGTCAAAAATACGGATTTCTACGTCCTGCTCGTGGCTACGCTCGGTTTTGGCCTGATCGGCTTCCTGGATGACTATATCAAGATTGTATTCAAACGTTCTCTGGGACTGACCGCCAGACAAAAAATGCTGGGACAGCTGTTTTTCAGCGCCGTGATGTGTTTCTTGCTCATTCAGAATGGGCACAGCACAGCAATCTCGATCCCTGGAACATCCGTCTCCTTCGACTGGACGGGGTGGTTCTATTATCCGTTTGTCGTGTTCATGATGCTCGCGATCACCAATGCCGTTAACTTTACGGATGGTCTGGATGGTCTGCTGTCTGGTATCAGCGCTATTGCATTTGGGGCGTTTGCCATTGTAGCGATGCAGGCGACGTCTATGCCGGCAGCGGTATGTGCAGCAGCCATGATTGGCGCTGTGCTTGGTTTTCTTGTATATAATGCGCATCCGGCCAAAGTGTTTATGGGAGACACAGGCTCACTAGGTATTGGTGGTGCCATTGGTGCCGTTGCCATTGTTACGAAGACGGAGCTTCTTTTTGTAATCATTGGTGGTGTGTTCGTCATCGAGATTCTATCCGTTATTATTCAAGTGGTATCGTTCAAGACCCGGGGCAAGCGTGTATTCAAAATGAGTCCTATTCACCACCACTTTGAATTAAGCGGATGGTCAGAATGGCGGGTTGTTATTACTTTTTGGGCAGTTGGTGCTATTTTGGCTGCGCTCGGACTTTATCTCAACAAGGGGTTGTAA
- a CDS encoding stage V sporulation protein D translates to MKGSSVNLRRRLLWSLLILVLLFSALVIRLAYVQLGKGPELSAKAEESWRRNIPYSAKRGEILDRNGTSLAYNVTTPTIMAIPAQVKEAETTAKALAPLLGMTEEKVLATIKKRELIVRLQPGGRKITMEKAQRIRDLKLPGIVVAEDNKRFYPYDDLAAHILGFTGIDNQGLTGVEKRYDEKLTGLNGSVSYLSDAAGRLMPGSSEKYVEPRDGLNLELTIDKSIQSIMERELDQAMVKFQANSALAIAMNPKTGEVLGMASRPGYEPADYQQYPSEIYNRNLPIWMTYEPGSTFKIITLAAALEEKKVNLQQDQFFDPGYVEVGGARLRCWKKGGHGSQTFLQVVENSCNPGFVALGQKLGKESLFSYIKDFGFGTKTGIDLSGEASGILFKLSRVGPVELATTAFGQGVSVTPIQQVAAVSAAINGGKLYKPYVTKAWVHPETGEVMEEVKPELVRQVISEDTSKQVREALESVVAKGTGRPAFIDGYRVGGKTGTAQKVINGRYSSTEHIVSFIGFAPADDPQIVVYTAVDNPKGIQFGGVVAAPIVQNILEDSLHYMNVPVRKDQVAKEYKYGETKIVTVPDLTGATVEDLYEDLNMNFMLAKSGSGKYVINQAPKPGARVEQGSTIRIYMSDVLKETHDHTGEAGQEP, encoded by the coding sequence GTGAAGGGTTCAAGTGTAAATCTACGGCGCAGGCTGTTATGGAGTTTGCTCATTTTGGTATTGTTATTTTCGGCCCTGGTGATCAGGCTTGCTTATGTACAACTCGGGAAAGGCCCGGAATTGTCTGCGAAAGCAGAGGAGTCCTGGCGGCGTAACATTCCATACTCAGCCAAACGGGGAGAGATCCTGGATCGCAACGGTACCTCTCTGGCCTATAATGTAACTACACCGACGATTATGGCAATTCCGGCTCAAGTGAAGGAAGCGGAGACTACAGCGAAGGCACTAGCCCCTTTACTTGGAATGACTGAAGAGAAAGTGCTGGCAACCATCAAGAAAAGAGAACTGATTGTACGACTACAACCCGGCGGCCGCAAAATTACGATGGAGAAAGCTCAGCGCATTCGTGATTTGAAGCTTCCGGGTATCGTTGTTGCAGAGGATAATAAACGATTCTATCCTTATGATGATCTGGCTGCTCACATTCTTGGTTTTACGGGGATTGATAACCAAGGATTGACCGGGGTCGAAAAAAGGTATGATGAGAAGTTGACCGGTCTAAATGGCAGTGTGTCCTACTTGTCCGATGCGGCCGGAAGGCTTATGCCGGGCTCATCTGAGAAGTATGTGGAACCAAGAGATGGTCTTAACCTGGAGCTGACGATCGACAAATCGATCCAATCCATTATGGAAAGGGAACTGGATCAGGCCATGGTCAAATTCCAGGCGAACTCCGCTCTGGCGATCGCCATGAACCCGAAGACGGGTGAAGTCCTCGGCATGGCCAGCAGACCAGGGTATGAACCAGCGGATTACCAGCAGTATCCGTCTGAAATCTATAACCGGAATTTACCGATATGGATGACATACGAACCGGGTTCAACGTTTAAAATCATTACTTTGGCGGCAGCACTGGAAGAGAAGAAGGTGAATCTTCAGCAGGATCAATTTTTTGATCCAGGATATGTTGAGGTTGGTGGTGCCCGGCTGCGCTGCTGGAAAAAAGGCGGACATGGGAGTCAAACCTTCCTGCAAGTCGTGGAAAACTCGTGCAATCCCGGGTTCGTGGCTCTAGGTCAAAAGCTGGGTAAAGAGTCCTTGTTTTCTTACATCAAAGACTTTGGATTCGGAACCAAAACAGGTATTGATCTTAGCGGTGAGGCGAGTGGTATTTTGTTCAAGCTGTCCCGAGTGGGTCCTGTGGAGCTTGCGACAACAGCCTTTGGGCAAGGCGTTTCCGTTACACCCATTCAGCAAGTGGCGGCCGTATCGGCTGCCATCAATGGAGGCAAGCTCTACAAACCTTATGTAACCAAAGCATGGGTTCATCCTGAAACGGGTGAAGTGATGGAAGAAGTCAAGCCTGAACTTGTACGACAGGTCATTTCGGAAGACACATCCAAGCAGGTTCGTGAGGCTTTGGAAAGTGTTGTTGCAAAAGGCACAGGAAGACCGGCCTTCATCGACGGCTATCGAGTAGGCGGCAAAACAGGTACAGCCCAAAAGGTAATTAACGGACGTTATTCCTCTACCGAGCATATTGTATCCTTTATTGGCTTTGCTCCGGCAGATGATCCACAGATCGTAGTATACACGGCTGTCGATAATCCAAAAGGGATTCAGTTCGGAGGTGTCGTTGCAGCTCCGATTGTACAAAATATTCTTGAAGACTCGCTGCACTATATGAATGTTCCTGTGCGCAAGGATCAGGTCGCGAAAGAATACAAGTATGGCGAAACCAAAATTGTTACGGTTCCCGATCTCACAGGTGCAACGGTAGAAGATCTGTATGAAGATCTCAACATGAACTTTATGCTGGCGAAGTCCGGCAGTGGTAAGTACGTAATTAACCAGGCTCCGAAGCCAGGAGCAAGGGTGGAGCAGGGCTCTACCATACGAATCTATATGAGTGATGTGCTGAAAGAAACACACGATCATACAGGGGAAGCAGGACAGGAGCCTTAA
- a CDS encoding UDP-N-acetylmuramoyl-L-alanyl-D-glutamate--2,6-diaminopimelate ligase, protein MLLKQFASKLTTARLIGEPNTECQNLQTDSRQVQPGDLFICLPGHTVDGHDYAEKAVNAGAVALVVERQLELPVPQLLVKDSRFAMAVLADSFFDSPSHKMNMIGVTGTNGKTTTTYLIEKIMSDHGQKTGLIGTIQMRYDGRTYPMSGTTPEALDLQRSLYDMVQAGTDCCVMEVSSHALEQGRVKGTNFRTAVFTNLTQDHLDYHNSMEEYRAAKGLFFARLGNEFAEGASRRKFAVINADDPSANYFKSVTAAEVITYGMEDNADVRASNISITSQGTSFHVDTFAGSTDINLRMVGKFNVYNAMAAISAALVEGVPLEEIKRSLETVPGVDGRVEAVDEGQSFAVIVDYAHTPDGLENVLRTVKEFAEGRVICVFGCGGDRDRTKRPLMGKIAAKYSDIVFVTSDNPRTEDPDLILKDIEVGLVEEGVPSDRYLMVVDRRQAIHEAIEMASPADVVLIAGKGHETYQIIGTTKTDFDDRIIAKEAIRGKSN, encoded by the coding sequence GTGCTTTTAAAACAATTTGCATCGAAGCTGACAACTGCCCGCCTGATTGGCGAGCCTAATACAGAATGCCAAAACTTACAGACAGATTCCCGCCAGGTTCAACCGGGAGATCTGTTTATCTGTCTTCCGGGACATACGGTAGATGGACATGATTATGCGGAAAAAGCTGTGAATGCCGGAGCGGTAGCATTGGTCGTGGAACGACAACTGGAACTACCTGTACCGCAGCTGCTGGTCAAAGACAGTCGATTTGCAATGGCAGTCCTTGCAGACTCTTTCTTTGACTCACCAAGCCATAAGATGAATATGATTGGTGTAACGGGAACGAACGGCAAGACAACCACCACCTATCTGATTGAAAAGATCATGAGTGATCATGGACAGAAGACAGGTTTGATTGGTACCATTCAAATGCGTTACGACGGTCGGACCTATCCAATGTCGGGAACTACACCAGAAGCACTCGATCTGCAGCGCAGTCTGTATGATATGGTTCAAGCGGGTACGGACTGCTGTGTAATGGAGGTCTCATCACATGCGCTGGAGCAGGGACGTGTAAAAGGAACCAATTTCCGTACTGCGGTATTTACCAACTTGACTCAAGATCATTTGGACTATCATAATTCCATGGAAGAGTACCGCGCAGCAAAAGGCCTGTTCTTTGCAAGACTTGGCAACGAGTTTGCAGAGGGTGCTTCCCGTCGCAAATTTGCGGTCATTAACGCTGACGATCCATCAGCCAATTATTTCAAATCCGTGACTGCAGCTGAAGTCATTACATATGGCATGGAAGATAATGCTGATGTACGGGCATCCAACATCTCGATTACATCGCAGGGCACGTCTTTCCATGTGGATACATTCGCAGGCAGTACAGACATTAACTTGCGTATGGTAGGGAAATTCAACGTATACAACGCCATGGCAGCTATCTCTGCTGCACTTGTTGAAGGAGTACCCTTGGAAGAGATTAAACGCAGTCTTGAGACAGTTCCTGGTGTGGATGGCCGTGTTGAAGCCGTAGACGAAGGTCAGTCATTTGCTGTTATTGTGGACTACGCTCATACACCGGACGGCTTGGAAAACGTACTGCGAACGGTAAAAGAGTTTGCCGAAGGTCGAGTCATTTGTGTATTCGGATGTGGTGGAGACCGGGATCGGACCAAACGTCCATTAATGGGTAAAATTGCAGCGAAGTATAGTGACATCGTATTTGTAACTTCTGACAATCCACGCACGGAGGATCCGGATCTGATTCTCAAGGATATTGAAGTAGGTCTGGTAGAAGAAGGCGTACCATCTGATCGTTATCTCATGGTCGTAGATCGTCGTCAGGCAATACATGAAGCTATTGAAATGGCAAGCCCAGCCGATGTAGTATTGATTGCGGGCAAGGGTCATGAGACCTATCAAATTATCGGAACAACCAAAACGGATTTCGATGATCGGATCATAGCCAAAGAGGCGATAAGGGGCAAATCCAATTGA
- a CDS encoding penicillin-binding transpeptidase domain-containing protein: MVKRIKMRTLLIGGCITLFFLVLITRIFFIQVVNGSTWQGYASELVEREQTIKASRGSITDRNGNILATDAPAYTVSVNPEMIHELGIEDVVTTKLAAILGKNESEMRALVTAKKKDGSFYQQREVRSEGYKISPELAAKVTALREELKEEYKAQNAIVMAQESKRFYPEETLASHLLGYMSRDGKAVNGLEVSYDEELTGTDGYLNYQKDAKGIKLPDSQDNYLPPQNGNNLKLTIDDTIQFYIEDAIKEAVAQYNPLSMTVIAADPNTMEILGMANWPNFNPNTYWETPDQKDFINHATQSIYEPGSTFKIVTLAGAVEEKLFDPNATFESKRINIGGFSISDNGHAYGTISYLEGVKRSSNVAFVNLGYNMLGGERLRHYIDEFGFGQKTGIDLPSESASPIKPLVYKSEIATAAYGHGLVQVTPIQQVAAISAIANGGKLMVPHLVKEIINPNDGTTEVTKPKEVRQVISKESAKLVSGYLEQVVADQQIGTGRNAYIEGYRVAGKTGTARKWVNGEYSKTKDVVSFIGFAPVNNPKIAMLVVIDQPSGTNIGGGAAAAPVFKKIVSQTLQYMGVPKDTTKTTDKKAATIVQTKTPDLTGKTAKQARSQLLNAGIAYETLGKGESVIRQYPAAGELMNPGQRIYLLTEDSSSMKVPDLTGESLRDAMEVLSLMKVGVIVKGEGYVVSQKEQVSGEQRTIQLTLQTAKAAVTGIADEDPESSDAALEEEGTAEESSKTEETGNSDGTEAPANETDSSSGAAIDPVLP; encoded by the coding sequence ATGGTAAAAAGAATAAAGATGCGCACGCTGCTTATAGGGGGATGTATTACCCTCTTTTTTCTTGTACTGATAACCCGAATCTTTTTTATTCAAGTTGTAAACGGCAGTACCTGGCAAGGATATGCCTCCGAGCTGGTGGAACGTGAGCAGACGATTAAGGCAAGCCGGGGGTCTATTACGGATCGGAACGGCAACATTCTGGCAACGGATGCGCCAGCGTATACGGTGTCGGTCAATCCCGAGATGATCCATGAACTTGGGATTGAAGATGTCGTTACGACCAAGCTCGCAGCAATACTTGGCAAGAATGAAAGTGAAATGCGTGCTTTGGTGACAGCTAAGAAGAAAGATGGTAGTTTTTATCAACAACGTGAGGTTCGTAGTGAGGGGTACAAAATCAGCCCGGAATTGGCAGCGAAAGTAACTGCGCTGAGGGAAGAACTGAAGGAAGAGTACAAGGCTCAGAACGCCATCGTAATGGCACAGGAATCGAAGCGGTTTTACCCCGAAGAGACGCTTGCATCGCATCTTCTGGGTTACATGAGTCGTGATGGTAAAGCTGTAAACGGGCTTGAAGTTTCGTATGATGAAGAACTGACGGGCACTGATGGTTACCTGAACTACCAAAAGGATGCCAAAGGCATCAAGCTTCCAGATTCTCAGGATAACTATCTTCCACCTCAAAACGGAAATAACCTGAAGCTGACGATTGATGATACTATTCAATTTTACATTGAAGATGCCATTAAGGAAGCAGTTGCTCAGTATAATCCGCTCAGTATGACCGTCATTGCAGCGGATCCAAACACAATGGAAATCTTGGGCATGGCGAACTGGCCGAATTTTAATCCCAATACGTACTGGGAAACCCCGGATCAAAAAGATTTCATCAATCATGCGACACAGTCCATCTACGAACCAGGCTCGACATTTAAGATTGTTACACTGGCGGGTGCTGTAGAAGAGAAGCTGTTTGATCCCAACGCAACGTTTGAGTCCAAACGGATCAACATTGGGGGATTTTCGATTAGTGATAATGGCCACGCTTATGGTACGATTTCCTATCTCGAAGGCGTCAAACGTTCAAGTAACGTTGCCTTTGTTAATCTCGGTTACAACATGCTTGGCGGCGAACGTCTGCGTCATTACATAGACGAATTCGGATTCGGCCAAAAGACGGGCATTGATCTGCCGAGCGAGTCCGCTTCACCAATCAAACCGTTGGTGTACAAATCTGAAATTGCAACGGCTGCATATGGTCATGGTCTCGTACAGGTAACCCCAATCCAGCAGGTGGCAGCTATCTCGGCCATTGCCAATGGTGGGAAACTGATGGTTCCACATCTGGTGAAGGAAATCATCAATCCAAATGACGGAACAACTGAAGTGACCAAGCCAAAAGAGGTTCGTCAGGTCATCTCCAAGGAATCTGCGAAACTGGTCAGTGGCTATTTGGAACAGGTTGTAGCAGACCAGCAGATCGGTACTGGGCGCAATGCCTATATCGAAGGATACCGGGTTGCTGGTAAAACGGGAACAGCAAGAAAATGGGTGAACGGGGAATATAGTAAAACGAAAGACGTCGTTTCGTTTATCGGATTTGCCCCTGTTAACAATCCCAAAATTGCGATGCTGGTCGTCATTGACCAACCGAGTGGAACCAACATTGGTGGTGGTGCTGCAGCAGCTCCAGTATTCAAAAAAATTGTCAGTCAAACCCTGCAATACATGGGTGTTCCGAAAGATACGACAAAGACCACGGACAAAAAGGCAGCTACTATCGTTCAGACGAAGACTCCTGACTTGACTGGGAAAACAGCCAAACAGGCTAGAAGCCAGCTTCTGAATGCAGGAATTGCTTACGAGACCCTAGGGAAGGGCGAGAGTGTTATTCGCCAGTACCCTGCTGCAGGTGAATTAATGAACCCAGGTCAGCGAATCTACCTGCTTACGGAAGACAGCAGCAGTATGAAAGTGCCTGATCTGACAGGGGAATCACTTCGTGATGCCATGGAAGTTCTTTCACTCATGAAAGTAGGAGTGATTGTCAAGGGTGAGGGTTATGTCGTGAGTCAAAAGGAGCAGGTCTCCGGGGAACAGCGGACCATACAGCTCACATTGCAGACTGCCAAGGCCGCAGTAACCGGAATAGCGGATGAAGATCCTGAGTCTTCGGATGCTGCTTTGGAGGAAGAGGGGACAGCAGAAGAGTCCAGCAAGACAGAAGAAACGGGAAACTCGGATGGAACAGAGGCTCCAGCCAATGAGACGGACTCGTCTTCTGGTGCCGCGATTGATCCGGTCCTCCCATAG
- a CDS encoding UDP-N-acetylmuramoyl-tripeptide--D-alanyl-D-alanine ligase: MKRTLAQLAEMCGGTLNDYTAYGDIRVEGVFTDSRKPVEGSLFIPLVGERFDGHEFVQACLEKGAAGALWQNDHGVPPQGGAVIVVEDTLAALQGLASAYLAESQTAVVGITGSNGKTTTKDIVDAILSTKFKVHKTQGNFNNHIGLPLTVLSMEQDTEIVILEMGMSGRREIEALSLIAQPDIAIITNIGESHLLQLGSRLEIARAKAEIAAGMKPGGLLIYNGDEPLIKQVLAETETKQPEGMKRFTFGLQTDNDDYPTGLMNAQNGVVFTTKQLGEQALTLPLLGTHNVVNCLAALAVARHFGVTAEQIASGLSSLKLTGMRIEVIQGVSGLTMLNDAYNASPTSMKAAIDVLDGLKGYRARVAVLGDMLELGPQEEELHRGIGEYITPGKMDMVLTYGPLSVNIAEGAKLHMPAEAVHAFENKEEMTRYLLEKLHPRDVVLFKASRGMKLEDVVESLKIASLQN; encoded by the coding sequence ATAAAAAGAACATTAGCGCAATTGGCCGAAATGTGCGGAGGAACACTAAACGACTACACTGCTTACGGTGACATCCGCGTTGAAGGTGTATTTACGGATTCACGCAAGCCAGTAGAAGGCAGTTTGTTCATCCCGCTTGTCGGCGAGAGGTTTGACGGACACGAATTTGTGCAAGCCTGTTTAGAAAAGGGAGCCGCAGGGGCGTTATGGCAGAATGACCATGGTGTTCCCCCGCAGGGAGGAGCAGTCATCGTTGTTGAAGATACACTGGCTGCCCTGCAGGGGCTTGCATCTGCTTATTTGGCCGAGAGCCAAACTGCCGTGGTGGGCATTACCGGCAGCAATGGCAAAACAACAACCAAGGACATTGTGGATGCCATTCTATCTACCAAATTCAAGGTGCATAAGACGCAGGGAAACTTCAACAATCATATCGGACTCCCGCTTACGGTGCTAAGCATGGAACAAGATACCGAGATTGTGATTCTGGAAATGGGCATGAGCGGCCGCAGAGAAATCGAGGCATTGTCTTTGATTGCTCAGCCGGATATCGCCATCATTACGAATATTGGTGAATCCCATCTGCTGCAGCTTGGCTCCAGGCTGGAGATTGCCAGAGCAAAGGCTGAAATTGCTGCAGGCATGAAACCAGGCGGCCTGTTGATTTATAACGGAGACGAGCCGTTGATTAAGCAGGTTCTGGCTGAAACGGAAACGAAGCAGCCCGAGGGAATGAAACGATTTACATTTGGACTTCAGACAGACAATGATGATTACCCGACAGGACTCATGAATGCGCAGAACGGTGTTGTTTTCACGACAAAACAGTTGGGGGAACAAGCACTTACGCTTCCTCTGCTTGGTACACACAATGTCGTTAACTGTCTGGCTGCACTTGCAGTTGCACGTCACTTTGGTGTAACAGCCGAACAGATTGCCTCCGGGTTATCCAGCTTGAAACTGACGGGTATGCGCATAGAGGTTATTCAAGGAGTCAGCGGACTAACGATGCTTAATGATGCCTACAATGCAAGTCCAACGTCGATGAAGGCAGCTATTGATGTGTTGGATGGACTCAAAGGTTATCGTGCTCGAGTAGCCGTACTTGGAGACATGTTGGAGCTTGGACCTCAGGAAGAGGAGCTTCACCGTGGCATCGGAGAGTATATTACGCCAGGGAAAATGGACATGGTGCTAACCTATGGACCGTTATCGGTGAATATAGCTGAGGGTGCGAAGCTGCACATGCCGGCAGAAGCCGTACATGCATTTGAGAATAAGGAAGAGATGACCCGTTACCTCCTGGAAAAATTGCATCCCAGAGACGTCGTTTTGTTCAAGGCCTCCCGGGGCATGAAGCTGGAGGACGTGGTTGAATCACTAAAAATAGCATCATTACAGAATTGA